In Methylococcus geothermalis, one genomic interval encodes:
- a CDS encoding YifB family Mg chelatase-like AAA ATPase, producing MALAIVHSRARQGIEAPEVTVEVHISPGLPNLTIVGLPETAVRESKDRVRGALITTGFEFPAQRITVNLAPADLPKEGGRFDLPIALGILAASKQLRTERLADMECVGELALTGELRPVPGALPVAIQSRRARRELIVPLDNAGEAALVSGASVLPARHLLDVCAHLDGSRPLAAAESRTEASPTSEGLPDLAEVRGQFQAKRALEIAAAGRHNLLMLGPPGTGKSMLAARLPGILPDLTEDEALETAAVASVSGMPFDPAAWRRPPYRAPHHTASAPALVGGGSTPKPGEISLAHNGVLFLDELPEFDRRVLEVLREPLESGGITISRAAQRLDFPARFQLIAAMNPCPCGYLGDASGRCHCSTEQVSRYRMRISGPLLDRIDMHIDVPRQDPAALLDTAPTSEESSAAVRSRVIAGREKALHRSGQPNALLTPRQIERHCIPDSAGRVLLEQAMARLNLSHRAYHRILKLARTIADLAGSEAITAAHIGEAISYRRLDRAPAAR from the coding sequence ATGGCGCTCGCCATCGTCCACAGCCGCGCCCGCCAGGGCATCGAGGCGCCGGAAGTCACGGTGGAAGTCCACATCTCCCCGGGGCTCCCCAACCTCACCATCGTCGGCCTGCCGGAAACCGCCGTGCGCGAGAGCAAGGACCGGGTGCGGGGCGCACTGATCACCACCGGCTTCGAATTTCCCGCCCAGCGCATCACGGTCAACCTGGCTCCGGCCGATCTACCCAAGGAAGGCGGCCGTTTCGACCTGCCCATCGCCCTCGGCATCCTGGCTGCGTCCAAACAGCTCCGCACCGAGCGGCTGGCGGATATGGAATGTGTCGGCGAACTGGCCCTGACCGGCGAACTGCGCCCGGTGCCCGGCGCCCTGCCGGTCGCCATCCAGTCGCGCCGCGCCCGGCGCGAACTGATCGTCCCTTTGGACAATGCCGGCGAAGCGGCCCTGGTCTCCGGGGCCAGCGTGCTCCCGGCCCGCCATCTGCTCGACGTCTGCGCCCATCTGGACGGCAGCCGCCCTCTCGCCGCTGCCGAATCGCGCACCGAAGCGTCTCCGACAAGCGAGGGACTTCCCGATCTCGCCGAAGTCCGCGGCCAGTTCCAGGCCAAGCGCGCCCTGGAAATCGCCGCCGCCGGCCGCCACAACCTGCTGATGCTGGGCCCGCCCGGCACCGGCAAATCCATGCTGGCCGCCCGCTTGCCCGGCATTCTGCCCGATCTGACCGAGGACGAAGCGCTGGAAACCGCGGCGGTCGCCTCGGTCAGCGGCATGCCCTTCGACCCGGCGGCCTGGCGCCGCCCGCCGTACCGCGCCCCCCATCACACCGCCTCCGCCCCGGCGCTGGTCGGCGGAGGAAGCACGCCGAAGCCCGGTGAGATTTCGCTGGCCCACAATGGCGTGCTATTCCTGGACGAGCTGCCGGAATTCGACCGGCGCGTCCTGGAAGTCCTGCGCGAACCCTTGGAAAGCGGCGGCATCACCATTTCCCGCGCCGCCCAACGGCTGGACTTCCCGGCCCGGTTCCAGCTCATCGCCGCGATGAATCCCTGCCCCTGCGGCTATCTGGGCGACGCCTCCGGACGCTGCCATTGTTCGACGGAACAAGTCTCGCGCTACCGGATGCGCATCTCCGGCCCCTTGCTGGATCGGATCGACATGCACATCGACGTGCCACGGCAGGATCCGGCCGCTCTGCTGGACACGGCCCCCACGAGCGAAGAATCCAGCGCCGCGGTCCGGAGCCGCGTGATCGCCGGCCGCGAAAAGGCGCTTCACCGCAGCGGCCAGCCCAACGCCCTCCTCACGCCGCGCCAGATCGAGCGCCACTGCATTCCGGACAGCGCGGGACGCGTCTTGCTGGAACAGGCCATGGCGCGACTGAACCTGTCGCACCGCGCCTATCACCGCATCCTCAAACTCGCCCGCACCATCGCCGATCTCGCCGGCAGCGAAGCGATCACCGCCGCTCACATCGGCGAAGCCATCAGCTACCGGCGTCTCGACCGGGCTCCCGCCGCCCGATGA
- a CDS encoding addiction module protein, whose amino-acid sequence MNATLEEIAREVLFPPAQREELADFIVESLDATAPDETQRLWMERRRDASKKSVKTGRLASAPGSRSKRKEPVSELPRRLPDGIKTARSI is encoded by the coding sequence ATGAACGCAACGTTGGAAGAAATCGCGCGCGAGGTGCTGTTCCCTCCTGCCCAGCGAGAGGAACTGGCTGATTTTATTGTAGAAAGTCTGGACGCAACCGCGCCAGACGAGACCCAGCGCCTGTGGATGGAGAGGCGAAGAGACGCCTCGAAGAAGTCCGTGAAGACCGGCAGGTTGGCCTCGGCGCCGGGTTCACGATCGAAGAGGAAAGAGCCGGTCAGCGAACTACCGAGACGCCTACCCGATGGCATCAAAACCGCCCGATCCATTTGA
- a CDS encoding efflux RND transporter periplasmic adaptor subunit produces MSKKGFAILVLAASLAAIAGWWRFVAGPPAAAPPTDVRVPPPAPVFAARVWAESVDDAIDAVGTLRADESVVIRPEVQGRVKAIHFTEGKPVRAGEVLIELEQDEYRAALAQSLAQQELDQANFARMKAMRERAHVSAQQYDEALSKLKYSNALVERDRVLLQKTVLRAPFDGIVGIREVSVGEYIDKGKALVNLEALDPVKLDFKVPEKYAGTVAKGLALTAEVAAYPGRTFPGAVYAVDPRLEEESRTLRVRARLPNKDQALRPGMFARIHLALGRARRALFVPESALVVKGSSASVFRVVSGKAIATPVGIGARYKGKVEIVQGLDEGDSVVTEGQVKLRDGAPVTVLEAKDNPPAP; encoded by the coding sequence ATGTCGAAAAAAGGCTTCGCTATTCTGGTCCTGGCCGCCTCGCTGGCCGCCATCGCCGGGTGGTGGCGATTCGTCGCGGGGCCGCCGGCTGCGGCGCCGCCCACCGATGTCAGGGTCCCGCCGCCGGCTCCGGTGTTCGCGGCGCGGGTCTGGGCGGAATCGGTCGATGATGCCATCGATGCCGTCGGTACCCTCCGGGCTGACGAGTCGGTCGTGATCCGGCCGGAGGTCCAGGGACGGGTGAAAGCCATCCATTTCACCGAGGGCAAGCCGGTCAGGGCAGGCGAGGTGCTGATCGAACTCGAGCAGGACGAATACCGGGCGGCCTTGGCCCAGAGCCTGGCCCAACAGGAGCTGGACCAGGCCAATTTCGCGCGCATGAAGGCGATGCGCGAGCGTGCCCATGTCAGTGCCCAGCAGTACGACGAGGCCTTGTCCAAGCTCAAGTATTCCAACGCGCTGGTGGAGCGCGACCGTGTGCTGCTGCAGAAGACCGTGCTGCGTGCGCCGTTCGACGGCATCGTCGGCATCCGGGAGGTCAGCGTCGGCGAGTACATCGATAAAGGCAAGGCGCTGGTCAACCTGGAGGCGCTGGACCCGGTCAAGCTCGACTTCAAGGTGCCGGAGAAATATGCCGGAACCGTGGCGAAGGGTCTTGCCCTGACCGCCGAGGTGGCGGCCTATCCCGGCCGTACTTTTCCCGGCGCAGTCTACGCCGTGGACCCGCGCCTCGAGGAGGAAAGCCGCACCCTGCGGGTGAGGGCGCGCCTGCCCAACAAGGATCAGGCGCTGCGTCCGGGCATGTTTGCCCGCATCCATCTGGCGCTGGGGCGGGCGCGCAGGGCGCTGTTCGTTCCAGAGTCCGCCCTGGTGGTGAAGGGCAGCTCGGCTTCGGTATTCCGGGTGGTTTCCGGCAAGGCGATCGCGACCCCGGTCGGGATCGGCGCGCGCTACAAGGGCAAGGTCGAGATCGTGCAAGGCCTCGACGAGGGCGACAGCGTCGTGACCGAAGGCCAGGTCAAGCTCCGCGACGGTGCTCCGGTCACGGTCCTGGAAGCGAAGGACAATCCACCCGCCCCATGA
- the glnK gene encoding P-II family nitrogen regulator, whose translation MKFVTAILKPFKLDDVREALSEVGITGITVTEVKGFGRQKGHTELYRGAEYVVDFLPKVKLEVAIADDQLEAVIDAITKTANTGKIGDGKIFVADLEQVVRIRTGETGPDAL comes from the coding sequence ATGAAATTCGTTACCGCCATACTCAAGCCCTTCAAGCTTGACGACGTCAGGGAGGCCCTGTCCGAGGTCGGCATCACCGGCATCACCGTCACCGAAGTCAAGGGATTCGGACGACAGAAAGGGCACACCGAATTATACCGTGGCGCGGAGTACGTCGTGGACTTTCTGCCCAAGGTGAAACTCGAAGTGGCGATCGCCGACGACCAGCTCGAGGCGGTCATCGACGCGATCACCAAGACGGCCAATACCGGCAAGATCGGTGACGGCAAGATTTTCGTGGCCGATCTCGAACAAGTCGTCCGGATTCGCACCGGAGAGACCGGTCCGGATGCCCTGTAA
- a CDS encoding YgaP family membrane protein has product MTTERWVRIVAGFFVLLSLSLGAEASPLFVNANWLWFTAFVGANLFQSGFTRLCPLESILRKLGVKSACDAG; this is encoded by the coding sequence ATGACCACCGAACGCTGGGTACGCATCGTCGCCGGATTCTTCGTCCTGCTCTCCCTGTCCTTGGGCGCGGAAGCCAGTCCCCTGTTCGTCAACGCCAACTGGCTCTGGTTCACGGCCTTCGTGGGGGCGAATCTGTTCCAGAGCGGCTTTACCCGGCTCTGTCCGCTGGAAAGCATCTTGCGGAAACTGGGCGTGAAAAGCGCCTGCGACGCGGGATAA
- the trxC gene encoding thioredoxin TrxC, whose product MQLVCPACLTRNRVPADRLGEQPRCGRCSTALLSGHPIELDDSRFDTYTRHSDLPVLVDFWATWCGPCRSLAPVVAQAADALKGQILVAKLDVDRAPATAQRFNIRSVPTLVLLQNGQEKRRISGALGFGPLMDWLKRG is encoded by the coding sequence ATGCAGTTGGTCTGCCCCGCCTGCCTGACCCGCAACCGCGTCCCGGCCGATCGGCTCGGCGAGCAGCCCAGATGCGGCCGCTGCTCCACGGCGCTGCTGAGCGGCCATCCGATCGAACTGGACGACAGCCGCTTCGATACTTACACCCGCCACTCCGATCTGCCGGTGCTGGTGGACTTCTGGGCGACCTGGTGCGGCCCCTGCCGGAGCCTCGCTCCGGTGGTAGCCCAGGCGGCGGATGCCCTCAAAGGCCAGATACTGGTCGCCAAGCTGGATGTCGACCGCGCTCCTGCCACGGCCCAGCGTTTCAACATCCGCAGCGTCCCGACCCTGGTGCTGCTCCAGAACGGCCAGGAAAAACGCAGAATCAGCGGAGCGCTCGGCTTCGGCCCGCTGATGGATTGGCTGAAGCGCGGCTGA
- the rep gene encoding DNA helicase Rep: MNGLNPQQRAAVTTLDCPLLVIAGAGSGKTRVITEKIAYLIRQGTPARHIVAVTFTNKAAREMKSRVGKLADDQSLRGLTVSTFHALGLEIIRREHKSLELKAAISIFDEQDRQALLRELVRHGDHRFDPEQVDAYAARISRWKNRFVTPDRAGMLAEPGAAETAVLYEAYMRHMKAYNAVDFDDLILLPVMLFQQHADVLDEWRNQIRYLLVDEYQDTNQTQYELIKLLTGSLGKFTVVGDDDQSIYAWRGAQPENLAQLRNDFPRLKVIKLEQNYRSMGRILKAANQLIGNNPHIFEKRLWSAMGHGDPIRVLKHRDEIAEARQIAADIVHHKFRHNTRFGDYAILYRGNHQSRLFERSLREFSVPYHISGGMSFFGYTEVKDVMAYLRLLVNPDDDAAFLRIVNVPRREIGPTTLEKLGQYANRRHISLYAACFELGLEQSLPANAVQRLRRFGEHIADTADRTARGDTFKVIDELLGAIGYENWVRENSNDAKAAERKFGNVRELLDWLQRIAEKDGENRSLAETVAKAMLLDVLDRNQEDDAGDRVSLMTLHAAKGLEFPYVYLVGMEENLLPHQTSIDEDNIEEERRLAYVGITRARRDLTLSYCSHRKRYGEMIACEPSRFLAELPQDDLEWPDRQPLDPETKRERGRASLAQMRSLLSD; the protein is encoded by the coding sequence ATGAACGGCCTCAATCCCCAGCAACGTGCGGCGGTCACCACGCTGGACTGCCCGCTGCTCGTGATCGCCGGCGCCGGCAGCGGCAAAACCCGGGTCATCACCGAGAAGATCGCCTACCTGATCCGCCAGGGCACGCCGGCCCGCCACATCGTCGCCGTCACTTTCACCAACAAGGCCGCGCGCGAGATGAAGAGCCGGGTCGGCAAGCTGGCCGACGACCAGTCGCTGCGGGGGCTCACGGTCTCCACCTTCCACGCCCTCGGGCTGGAAATCATCCGGCGCGAACACAAGTCGCTGGAACTCAAGGCGGCCATCTCCATCTTCGACGAGCAGGACCGGCAGGCTCTGCTGCGGGAACTGGTCCGCCACGGCGACCACCGTTTCGACCCGGAACAAGTCGACGCCTACGCCGCCCGCATCTCGCGCTGGAAGAACCGCTTCGTCACGCCCGACCGCGCCGGCATGCTCGCCGAGCCCGGCGCGGCGGAAACGGCCGTCCTGTATGAAGCCTACATGCGCCACATGAAGGCCTATAACGCGGTCGATTTCGACGACCTGATCCTGCTGCCGGTGATGTTGTTCCAGCAGCACGCCGACGTGCTGGACGAATGGCGCAACCAGATCCGCTACCTGCTGGTCGACGAATACCAGGACACCAACCAGACCCAGTACGAACTCATCAAGCTGCTCACCGGCAGTCTCGGCAAGTTCACCGTGGTCGGCGACGACGACCAGTCGATCTACGCCTGGCGTGGCGCCCAGCCGGAAAACCTGGCCCAGCTCCGCAACGACTTCCCCCGGCTCAAGGTCATCAAGCTGGAACAGAACTACCGCTCCATGGGCCGCATCCTCAAAGCCGCCAACCAGCTCATCGGCAACAATCCCCACATTTTCGAAAAGAGGCTGTGGAGCGCCATGGGCCACGGCGACCCGATCCGGGTACTGAAGCACCGCGACGAAATCGCCGAAGCGCGCCAGATCGCCGCCGACATCGTCCACCACAAGTTCCGCCACAACACCCGGTTCGGTGACTACGCCATCCTCTACCGCGGCAACCACCAGTCGCGGCTGTTCGAGCGGTCCTTGCGCGAATTCAGCGTCCCGTATCACATCAGCGGCGGCATGTCCTTCTTCGGCTACACGGAAGTCAAGGACGTCATGGCCTACCTCCGGCTGCTGGTCAACCCGGACGACGACGCCGCCTTCCTGCGCATCGTCAACGTCCCGCGCCGCGAGATCGGCCCCACCACGCTGGAAAAGCTCGGCCAGTATGCCAACCGCCGCCACATCAGCTTGTACGCCGCCTGCTTCGAACTGGGCCTCGAGCAATCCCTGCCCGCCAACGCCGTCCAGCGCCTGCGCCGCTTCGGCGAGCACATCGCCGACACCGCCGACCGCACCGCCCGCGGCGACACCTTCAAGGTCATCGACGAACTTCTGGGCGCGATCGGTTACGAAAACTGGGTGCGGGAAAACAGCAACGACGCCAAAGCCGCCGAGCGCAAGTTCGGCAACGTGCGGGAACTGCTCGACTGGCTCCAGCGCATCGCCGAGAAGGACGGCGAAAACCGCAGCCTCGCCGAAACCGTGGCCAAGGCCATGCTACTCGACGTCCTCGACCGCAACCAGGAAGACGACGCCGGCGACCGGGTCAGCCTCATGACCCTGCACGCCGCCAAGGGCCTGGAGTTTCCTTATGTCTACCTGGTCGGCATGGAGGAAAACCTCCTCCCCCACCAGACCAGCATCGACGAGGACAACATCGAAGAAGAGCGCCGCCTCGCCTACGTCGGCATCACCCGCGCCCGCCGCGACCTCACCCTGAGCTACTGCAGCCACCGGAAGCGCTATGGCGAAATGATCGCCTGCGAGCCCAGCCGCTTCCTCGCCGAGCTTCCGCAGGACGACCTGGAATGGCCCGACCGTCAGCCGCTCGATCCCGAAACCAAGCGCGAACGCGGCCGCGCCTCGCTGGCGCAAATGCGGAGTTTGTTAAGCGACTGA
- a CDS encoding DUF1810 domain-containing protein: protein MASKPPDPFDLDRFLTAQANEYENAIAELRAGRKRTHWMWYVFPQLRGLGFSPTSRFYAIGSAEEARAYLGHEVLGRRLRECVSVLDELKTDSAEEVFGRVDAAKLRSSLTLFEAVAAEKAPFTRALEKFFGGKRDDRSLAILATMTSMK, encoded by the coding sequence ATGGCATCAAAACCGCCCGATCCATTTGATCTCGATCGCTTTCTGACCGCCCAGGCTAACGAATACGAGAATGCGATCGCCGAGCTTCGCGCGGGCCGCAAGCGCACGCATTGGATGTGGTATGTCTTCCCTCAGCTTCGAGGGCTCGGGTTCAGCCCGACCTCCCGGTTCTATGCCATCGGTTCCGCCGAGGAGGCCCGTGCGTATCTTGGCCACGAAGTGCTGGGAAGGCGGCTCAGGGAATGCGTTTCCGTGCTCGATGAGCTGAAGACCGATTCCGCGGAAGAGGTCTTCGGTCGCGTCGATGCGGCGAAACTGCGGTCGTCGCTGACGCTCTTCGAGGCCGTAGCGGCTGAAAAGGCACCTTTCACGCGGGCGCTGGAGAAGTTCTTCGGCGGGAAGCGGGACGACAGAAGCCTGGCCATCCTTGCGACCATGACATCGATGAAGTGA
- a CDS encoding accessory factor UbiK family protein codes for MIDKTTLDELSKRLADAVPTGLLGVRDELEKNFQAVLQSALSRLNLVSREEFDVQRAVLERSRTRLEELEARIAELEKLLPPA; via the coding sequence ATGATCGACAAGACCACCCTCGACGAACTTTCCAAACGCCTCGCCGACGCCGTGCCGACGGGTCTCCTCGGTGTCCGCGACGAGCTGGAAAAGAATTTTCAGGCGGTGCTGCAAAGCGCGCTGAGCCGCCTCAATCTGGTGAGCCGCGAAGAATTCGACGTGCAGCGCGCCGTCCTGGAGCGCTCGCGCACCCGCCTGGAAGAACTCGAAGCCCGCATCGCCGAACTGGAAAAGTTGCTGCCCCCGGCCTGA
- the grxC gene encoding glutaredoxin 3, whose amino-acid sequence MCPFCSAAERLLKSKGVSEIEKIRVDLDASRLQEMIAITRRRTVPQIFIGDRHVGGFDDLAALEHAGQLDELLSGTA is encoded by the coding sequence ATGTGCCCTTTCTGCTCGGCGGCCGAACGGCTGCTGAAGTCCAAGGGCGTGTCCGAGATCGAAAAGATCAGGGTCGACTTGGACGCCTCCAGACTCCAGGAAATGATCGCGATCACCCGCCGGCGCACCGTGCCGCAGATTTTCATCGGTGACCGGCACGTGGGCGGGTTCGACGATCTCGCCGCGTTGGAACACGCCGGCCAGTTGGACGAACTGCTGTCCGGAACGGCCTGA
- a CDS encoding ammonium transporter, translating into MKKILTSLAGLACLGFGTTALAEGVGEIVETVVEAVQQAVAPAAPTPDKGDTAWMIVATVLVTMMVIPGLALFYGGMVRAKNMLSVLMQVFVIFSLMAVLWAIYGYSIAFTEGGAFFGSLDKAFLAGVTPNSVAATFSKGVVIPELIYVAFQLTFACITPALIVGAFAERMKFSAVLLFMVLWFTFSYLPIAHMVWYWAGPDAYTDAAAGEKALATAGFLFQKGALDFAGGTVVHINAGIAGLVGCLLVGKRIGFKKEAMAPHSVPMTMIGASLLWVGWFGFNAGSNLEATGTAALAFVNTMLATAAATLAWSAVEWIARGKPSMLGGASGAVAGLVAITPACGFVGPMGSIVLGLLAGGVCFWAVTSLKNALGYDDSLDVFGVHGVGGIIGALGTGIFAAPALGGAGVYDYVANAVAEYDMLTQVISQAWGVGLTIVWSGVVSFVSYKIVDLLVGLRVSEETEREGLDIREHGETAYHL; encoded by the coding sequence ATGAAAAAAATCCTGACTTCCCTGGCCGGTTTGGCGTGCCTCGGTTTCGGAACCACGGCGCTGGCCGAAGGCGTTGGCGAGATCGTCGAAACCGTCGTCGAGGCCGTCCAGCAAGCCGTTGCCCCTGCCGCCCCGACGCCGGACAAGGGCGATACGGCCTGGATGATCGTCGCCACGGTGCTGGTGACCATGATGGTGATTCCCGGCCTCGCGCTGTTCTACGGCGGCATGGTCCGCGCCAAGAACATGCTGTCGGTGCTGATGCAGGTCTTCGTGATCTTTTCGCTGATGGCCGTGCTCTGGGCCATCTATGGTTACAGCATTGCCTTCACCGAAGGTGGCGCTTTCTTCGGCAGCCTGGACAAGGCCTTCCTCGCCGGCGTGACGCCCAATTCGGTGGCAGCCACCTTCAGCAAGGGCGTGGTGATCCCCGAACTCATTTATGTCGCGTTTCAGTTGACCTTCGCCTGCATCACCCCCGCCCTGATCGTCGGCGCCTTCGCCGAGCGCATGAAGTTCAGCGCAGTGCTGCTGTTCATGGTGCTGTGGTTCACCTTCTCCTATCTGCCGATCGCCCACATGGTGTGGTACTGGGCCGGCCCCGACGCCTACACCGATGCCGCGGCGGGCGAAAAGGCCCTGGCCACGGCGGGCTTCCTGTTCCAGAAGGGCGCGCTCGACTTCGCCGGCGGTACCGTGGTCCACATCAATGCGGGCATCGCCGGCTTGGTCGGTTGTCTGTTGGTGGGTAAGCGCATCGGCTTCAAGAAGGAAGCGATGGCGCCGCACAGCGTTCCCATGACCATGATCGGCGCATCGCTCCTGTGGGTCGGCTGGTTCGGTTTCAACGCCGGTTCCAACCTGGAAGCCACCGGAACCGCTGCACTGGCCTTCGTCAACACCATGTTGGCCACCGCCGCCGCGACGCTGGCCTGGTCGGCCGTCGAATGGATCGCGCGCGGCAAGCCGAGCATGCTGGGCGGGGCTTCGGGCGCGGTCGCAGGCCTGGTCGCGATTACCCCCGCTTGCGGCTTCGTCGGCCCCATGGGATCGATCGTGCTGGGACTCCTGGCAGGCGGCGTCTGCTTCTGGGCGGTGACCAGCCTCAAGAATGCGCTGGGCTATGACGACTCGCTGGACGTGTTCGGCGTCCACGGCGTCGGCGGCATCATCGGCGCACTGGGAACGGGCATCTTCGCCGCGCCCGCTCTCGGCGGTGCCGGCGTCTACGACTATGTCGCCAACGCCGTCGCCGAGTATGACATGCTGACCCAGGTCATCAGTCAGGCTTGGGGTGTGGGCCTCACCATCGTGTGGAGCGGCGTGGTGTCCTTCGTGTCCTACAAGATCGTCGACCTGCTGGTCGGCCTCCGGGTTTCCGAGGAAACCGAACGCGAGGGGCTGGACATCCGCGAACACGGCGAAACCGCATATCACCTCTGA